Proteins encoded by one window of Filimonas effusa:
- a CDS encoding glycoside hydrolase family 5 protein, which yields MNRKSFLRNAAILSLAAGVKGTAAFVKPGQGFNENKPAPDGANAAANKLPAWKGFNLTDFNTPRPALNRKYTSEEQLQWIADWGFNFVRLPIAYPYYLSFNKNRDIRPDEVFEFSNKRLDSIDNLVYLAHKHNLHVSLNMHRAPGYCVNAGFHEPYNLWKDKEAQDAFYFHWSMWAKRYKNVSGAKLSFDLLNEPSMRDDMNDQLSTSGPVPGALYHQVAKAALKVIHEQNSSRIVIADGNSMGNTPIPELADLPLAQSCRGYFPHAISHYKAPWANKEPEKLPVPVYPGKTGQQYFDKAAIEAYYKPWIELMNKGVGIHCGECGAWNKTPHSVVLTWFKDVLDVLAANKIGFSLWEFSGDFGILNSRRTDVAYEEWHGQQLDRQLLSLLQQYK from the coding sequence ATGAACAGGAAATCATTTCTTCGCAATGCGGCTATTTTATCGCTTGCTGCCGGCGTAAAAGGTACGGCAGCTTTCGTTAAGCCGGGCCAGGGATTCAACGAAAACAAGCCGGCTCCGGATGGCGCCAATGCAGCAGCAAACAAACTGCCTGCCTGGAAAGGATTTAATCTTACCGACTTCAATACGCCGCGTCCCGCTTTAAACCGCAAATACACTTCAGAGGAACAGTTGCAATGGATTGCCGATTGGGGATTCAATTTTGTTCGCCTGCCCATTGCCTATCCTTACTATCTCAGTTTCAATAAAAACAGGGATATCAGGCCCGACGAAGTATTTGAATTCAGTAATAAGCGGTTGGATAGTATCGACAACCTGGTTTACCTGGCGCATAAACACAACCTGCACGTAAGCCTTAACATGCATCGTGCTCCGGGTTATTGTGTAAATGCAGGCTTTCATGAACCTTATAATCTCTGGAAGGATAAGGAAGCGCAGGATGCCTTTTATTTTCATTGGTCGATGTGGGCGAAACGCTATAAAAATGTCTCCGGGGCGAAACTAAGCTTCGACCTGCTGAATGAACCCAGCATGAGGGATGATATGAACGACCAGCTTTCTACATCAGGGCCTGTGCCCGGTGCACTTTACCACCAGGTGGCGAAAGCGGCGTTAAAGGTGATTCATGAGCAGAATAGCAGCCGCATTGTCATTGCTGATGGAAACAGCATGGGTAATACGCCTATCCCCGAGCTGGCAGATCTGCCCCTGGCACAAAGCTGCCGTGGTTATTTTCCCCACGCGATTTCGCATTATAAAGCTCCATGGGCCAATAAGGAGCCTGAAAAATTGCCTGTTCCTGTTTACCCCGGTAAAACCGGGCAGCAGTATTTCGATAAAGCAGCCATAGAAGCCTATTACAAGCCCTGGATTGAACTGATGAATAAAGGTGTTGGGATCCATTGCGGAGAATGTGGCGCCTGGAATAAAACACCACATTCCGTGGTATTGACATGGTTTAAAGATGTGCTGGATGTATTGGCGGCCAATAAAATAGGATTCTCACTCTGGGAGTTCTCCGGCGATTTCGGTATTCTCAATTCCCGCAGAACGGATGTGGCATACGAAGAGTGGCATGGTCAGCAACTCGACCGGCAGTTATTATCCCTGCTGCAGCAGTATAAATGA
- a CDS encoding acyl-CoA thioesterase yields MTLEERISQSETRIFKTVFPSTTNHYDTLFGGTAMALMDEVAFVAATRFSRKRMVTVSSDRINFNKSIPAGTFIELVAKVIHVGNTSMKVQVDIYVEEMYSFIREQAITGSFTFVAIDEHKHPIKIME; encoded by the coding sequence ATGACACTTGAAGAAAGGATTAGTCAGTCAGAAACACGCATATTCAAGACCGTATTTCCCAGCACAACCAATCACTACGACACTTTATTTGGCGGTACAGCCATGGCGCTGATGGATGAAGTTGCTTTTGTGGCAGCTACCCGTTTCAGCCGCAAACGTATGGTAACGGTATCCTCCGACCGTATCAACTTTAACAAGTCGATCCCGGCTGGTACTTTTATAGAGCTGGTAGCTAAAGTGATCCATGTTGGCAATACCAGCATGAAAGTTCAGGTTGATATTTATGTAGAAGAGATGTATTCTTTTATCAGGGAGCAGGCGATAACAGGCAGCTTTACTTTTGTTGCCATCGACGAGCATAAACATCCTATAAAGATCATGGAATAA
- the bglX gene encoding beta-glucosidase BglX produces the protein MFRKIQLWLLTMLLTSFAYSQTKTTSQAMYKNASLPVATRVKDLLGKMTVEEKAGQLNQLTGGAFTGPALNDAGQQAKMQMVREGKIGSMLNVIGAAETKAIQEIAVKESRLGIPLLFGYDVIHGFKTIFPIPLAEACSWDLDQVQKNSAVAAREAAAAGIHWTFAPMCDISNDARWGRVMEGIGEDPWYGGLISAARVKGLQGNGDEKHILACVKHFAAYGAVESGREYNYTDMSRVSLWNKYLPPYEAAVKAGAASVMNGFNTFEGIPVSASKYLVTDVLKKKWGFNGFLVSDWNSFGEMVNWGYAGDREEAALKALKAGSMIDMESKLMIEYIPALVKKGKITVAELDQAVGAVLAAKFKLGLFESPYKFSDEAREKNTMFTPENRQQALEAAQGAVILLKNNNHVLPVQKTPARIALIGHYANSADDAFDFWIAQGDAANAVTLKQGLETVWPGNRISFTPGYLADGSSTNALIDEAVAQAREAEIVIVNIGLSGKLAGEDRSLAAPVIPEGQVQLLKALKATGKPVVAVVTAGRPLVLTAIEEYTDAIVYGWILGTESGNALANIISGKVNPSAKTVVSFPYAVGQIPVYYNHFQTGRPVETDGKGNWFSRYRDIPREPLYPFGFGLSYTSFKYEGLKLSSNVIGRTQPLQVSVTVANTGEFDGEEVVQLYIRDHAASIIRPVKELKGYQKIYLKKGESRVVSFTLRSDALSFYDADGNKVLENGAFTVFVGGNSRDVLEAGFELK, from the coding sequence ATGTTCAGAAAAATTCAGCTTTGGCTGCTAACGATGCTGCTAACCAGCTTTGCCTATTCTCAAACAAAAACTACTTCACAAGCCATGTACAAAAATGCTTCTTTACCTGTGGCAACAAGAGTGAAAGACCTGCTCGGTAAAATGACGGTTGAAGAAAAAGCCGGGCAATTGAACCAGCTGACGGGTGGTGCTTTCACAGGACCTGCATTGAACGATGCCGGCCAGCAGGCAAAAATGCAGATGGTGCGCGAAGGAAAGATTGGCTCTATGTTAAATGTAATTGGAGCCGCTGAAACCAAAGCTATCCAGGAGATCGCTGTGAAAGAAAGCCGCCTGGGTATACCGCTGCTCTTTGGGTACGATGTTATTCATGGCTTTAAAACAATATTTCCCATTCCATTGGCGGAAGCCTGTAGCTGGGATCTTGACCAGGTGCAAAAGAACAGCGCCGTAGCAGCCAGGGAAGCCGCTGCCGCCGGCATTCACTGGACCTTCGCGCCAATGTGTGATATCAGTAACGATGCGCGCTGGGGACGTGTGATGGAAGGCATTGGTGAAGATCCCTGGTATGGCGGTTTAATTTCTGCTGCCCGTGTAAAAGGGCTTCAGGGTAATGGTGATGAAAAACATATTCTCGCCTGCGTAAAACATTTCGCCGCCTATGGCGCCGTAGAATCGGGAAGAGAATACAACTATACCGATATGTCGCGCGTATCGCTCTGGAATAAATACCTGCCTCCTTACGAGGCTGCGGTAAAAGCGGGCGCTGCTTCGGTGATGAATGGCTTTAATACTTTTGAAGGAATACCCGTAAGTGCCAGCAAATACCTGGTAACAGATGTTTTAAAGAAAAAATGGGGTTTTAACGGATTCCTGGTGAGCGACTGGAATTCATTCGGGGAGATGGTGAACTGGGGATATGCCGGCGATAGGGAAGAGGCCGCCCTGAAAGCATTGAAGGCAGGCAGCATGATTGATATGGAATCCAAACTAATGATCGAATATATTCCTGCACTGGTAAAAAAAGGAAAAATTACCGTGGCGGAACTCGATCAGGCGGTAGGCGCTGTATTGGCTGCCAAGTTTAAACTCGGCCTTTTTGAATCGCCTTACAAGTTTAGTGATGAAGCAAGAGAAAAGAATACCATGTTCACTCCTGAGAACAGGCAGCAGGCATTGGAAGCAGCGCAAGGCGCGGTGATATTGCTGAAGAATAATAACCACGTACTGCCGGTACAAAAAACGCCTGCCCGTATTGCGCTCATAGGACATTATGCCAATAGCGCAGATGATGCCTTCGACTTCTGGATCGCGCAGGGGGATGCTGCCAACGCCGTAACGCTGAAACAGGGCCTGGAAACGGTATGGCCTGGCAATCGTATAAGCTTTACACCCGGATATCTTGCCGATGGTTCTTCTACCAATGCGCTTATCGATGAAGCAGTAGCGCAGGCAAGGGAAGCTGAAATAGTGATTGTAAATATCGGGTTGTCGGGTAAGCTTGCAGGAGAAGACCGTTCCCTGGCTGCGCCTGTTATTCCTGAAGGGCAGGTACAGTTGCTGAAAGCATTAAAAGCTACCGGTAAACCTGTTGTAGCTGTAGTAACGGCCGGCAGACCGCTGGTGCTTACCGCGATAGAGGAATATACCGATGCTATTGTTTATGGCTGGATCCTGGGAACCGAATCTGGTAACGCCCTGGCCAATATTATTTCCGGCAAAGTGAATCCCTCTGCTAAAACAGTGGTTAGCTTCCCTTATGCTGTGGGACAAATTCCTGTTTACTATAACCACTTCCAGACAGGCCGCCCCGTGGAAACCGATGGTAAGGGTAACTGGTTCAGCCGCTACCGCGATATTCCCAGGGAGCCGTTATATCCCTTTGGTTTTGGTTTGAGCTATACGAGTTTTAAATATGAGGGACTGAAACTAAGCAGTAATGTTATTGGCAGAACACAACCTTTACAGGTTTCTGTAACCGTTGCCAATACTGGTGAGTTTGATGGTGAGGAAGTGGTGCAGTTATATATCCGCGATCATGCTGCAAGTATCATACGCCCGGTAAAAGAGCTGAAAGGATATCAGAAGATCTATCTCAAAAAAGGCGAAAGCAGGGTGGTGTCGTTTACGCTGCGTAGTGATGCCTTGTCGTTCTATGACGCTGATGGTAATAAAGTGCTGGAGAACGGCGCCTTTACTGTTTTTGTGGGAGGTAACTCAAGAGATGTGCTGGAAGCTGGTTTTGAATTGAAATAA
- a CDS encoding SGNH/GDSL hydrolase family protein has protein sequence MKKRSCYLWLAALFMFTAAMQAPAKQRIVFFGDSITQMGVNEGGYIRLIQKKLDEKGKASAYDLLGAGVGYNKVYDLFLRLEKDVVAQKPQVVLIWIGVNDVGHKSIGTGTDADKFEAFYNAIINRLKEINAKLVLVTPAVIGERTDCTNAMDGDLNRYAQIVRKLAAQHNCGIIDMRQQFMAYNLVHNPDNQEKGILTTDGIHLTEQGNKLVADVIFKALNL, from the coding sequence ATGAAAAAAAGATCCTGCTATTTGTGGCTGGCAGCGCTGTTCATGTTTACAGCGGCCATGCAAGCTCCGGCAAAACAACGCATAGTTTTCTTTGGCGACTCTATTACACAAATGGGCGTGAATGAAGGTGGTTATATCAGGTTGATTCAAAAAAAGCTCGATGAAAAAGGAAAGGCATCGGCCTATGACCTCCTGGGCGCCGGTGTAGGTTATAATAAAGTGTATGATCTGTTCCTGCGCCTCGAAAAAGATGTGGTAGCACAAAAGCCGCAGGTGGTATTGATCTGGATTGGCGTAAATGATGTAGGTCACAAATCGATTGGAACCGGCACCGATGCCGATAAATTTGAAGCCTTTTATAATGCCATCATTAACAGGCTGAAAGAAATAAATGCAAAGCTGGTACTGGTGACCCCTGCGGTCATAGGAGAAAGAACGGATTGTACTAATGCTATGGATGGCGATCTTAACCGTTATGCGCAGATCGTAAGGAAACTGGCCGCGCAGCATAATTGTGGTATCATAGATATGCGTCAACAATTTATGGCGTATAACCTCGTGCATAATCCTGATAATCAGGAGAAAGGGATTTTAACCACCGACGGTATTCATCTAACTGAACAGGGAAACAAGCTGGTGGCTGATGTTATATTCAAAGCATTGAACTTGTAG
- a CDS encoding glycosyl hydrolase, whose product MKKWIVLLGLSCLTLAGRAQGNNYVQNYTKFPGLALTPPMGWNSWNKFACNVTEDMIRQMADAMVASGMKEAGYTYVNIDDCWHGERDSLGFIHPDPQRFPSGMKALADYVHALGLKLGIYSDAGSQTCGGRPGSRGYEFQDALTYASWGIDYLKYDWCNTEGLKAEGAYKTITAALRKAGRPMVLSICEWGTDVPWTWGQQVGHLWRTTGDIFNCFDCIEDHGTWKSWGVMQILDKQEGLRKYAGPGHWNDPDMLEIGNGRLTPAEDRAHFSMWAMLSAPLMAGNDLRSMAPETKEVLTNKHVIAVNQDSLGVQGFRHTVKDSIETWYKPLHNGEWAICFLNRSTLAVVVHHNWKTVVKDEIFNYELNTEDNTYRLVNLWTGKEQGTTTGMLKYVLPPHDVLMLRAFPPAGIAGRQNAAAPRVKDNELPADRQATTETVKLYQHLKTLPGKGFLVGHQDALAYGVNWKYVKGRSDVKELAGDYPALYGWELGNLELGAAVNLDSVPFDKMRNYIREGYSRGGVITISWHGNNPVTGKSAWDVTPGTVAAILPGGASHGVFVQQLDKVAAYLESLTAKEGRPIPVIFRPFHELTGSWFWWGAKSCTAAEFKTLFRFTVDYLRNKKGLHHLLISYNTGTEFTGRNEFLERYPGDDYADILSFDTYQHNDNTSPDTAFAKSLSAHMTIVEQLALEKNKIPAIGEMGFNKIPYDKWFTEIVAGALKGRRLAYLLFWRNAGFKPHDQTTEYYVPYKGHKAAADFNAFYRLPETLFEKEAAKLNLYK is encoded by the coding sequence ATGAAAAAATGGATTGTTTTGCTTGGGTTGTCCTGTTTAACGTTAGCGGGCCGGGCGCAGGGAAATAACTATGTTCAGAACTATACGAAGTTTCCCGGCCTGGCGCTAACACCGCCGATGGGATGGAATAGCTGGAACAAATTTGCTTGTAATGTAACGGAAGATATGATCCGGCAAATGGCCGATGCCATGGTGGCAAGCGGGATGAAAGAAGCAGGCTATACTTATGTGAACATCGATGACTGCTGGCATGGTGAACGGGATAGTCTTGGTTTTATCCATCCCGATCCGCAACGTTTCCCATCCGGTATGAAAGCGCTTGCCGATTATGTACATGCTCTTGGCCTGAAGCTGGGCATTTATTCCGATGCAGGTTCCCAAACCTGTGGCGGCCGTCCCGGCAGCAGGGGGTACGAATTCCAGGATGCACTTACTTACGCTTCCTGGGGAATAGACTATTTAAAATACGACTGGTGTAATACCGAAGGGCTTAAAGCCGAAGGGGCCTATAAAACCATTACCGCTGCTTTACGTAAGGCAGGCCGCCCGATGGTATTGAGTATCTGTGAATGGGGGACCGATGTTCCCTGGACATGGGGACAACAGGTAGGACATCTCTGGCGCACTACCGGTGATATTTTCAATTGTTTCGATTGCATAGAAGATCATGGTACCTGGAAATCATGGGGTGTAATGCAGATCCTCGACAAACAGGAAGGACTGCGCAAATACGCCGGTCCGGGTCACTGGAATGACCCTGATATGCTTGAAATTGGCAACGGCAGGTTAACCCCTGCGGAAGACAGGGCGCATTTTTCTATGTGGGCCATGCTGTCGGCCCCGTTAATGGCAGGTAATGATCTGAGAAGTATGGCGCCTGAAACAAAGGAAGTGCTTACCAATAAGCATGTGATAGCGGTAAACCAGGATAGCCTGGGTGTACAGGGTTTCAGACATACTGTGAAAGACAGTATTGAAACCTGGTATAAGCCATTGCATAATGGTGAATGGGCGATCTGTTTCCTTAACAGAAGTACGCTTGCTGTTGTTGTTCATCATAATTGGAAAACCGTAGTGAAAGATGAGATATTCAATTATGAGCTAAATACAGAGGACAATACATATCGCCTGGTCAACTTATGGACAGGCAAAGAGCAGGGTACTACTACCGGCATGTTAAAATATGTTTTGCCACCACATGATGTTTTAATGCTTAGAGCGTTTCCTCCTGCCGGCATTGCCGGCAGGCAAAACGCCGCTGCTCCGCGTGTAAAAGACAATGAACTTCCTGCGGACAGGCAGGCAACTACAGAAACTGTCAAATTATACCAGCATCTTAAAACGCTTCCGGGCAAAGGGTTCCTGGTGGGGCACCAGGATGCGCTTGCCTACGGCGTTAACTGGAAGTACGTGAAAGGCAGAAGTGATGTTAAAGAGCTTGCCGGTGATTATCCCGCATTGTACGGCTGGGAACTGGGCAACCTGGAACTGGGTGCTGCAGTGAACCTTGACAGTGTTCCATTTGATAAAATGAGAAATTATATCAGGGAAGGCTATAGCAGGGGCGGTGTAATTACTATCAGCTGGCATGGCAACAACCCGGTAACGGGTAAGTCGGCCTGGGATGTCACTCCGGGTACGGTGGCGGCAATTCTTCCGGGTGGCGCCAGTCATGGTGTGTTTGTGCAGCAGCTCGATAAAGTGGCGGCATACCTCGAAAGCCTTACGGCAAAAGAGGGTCGCCCTATTCCCGTTATCTTCAGGCCGTTTCATGAACTTACCGGAAGCTGGTTCTGGTGGGGCGCTAAATCCTGTACTGCTGCAGAATTTAAAACCTTGTTCCGTTTTACTGTAGATTACCTGCGCAACAAAAAGGGACTTCATCATCTCCTGATCAGTTATAATACCGGAACGGAGTTTACCGGCCGCAATGAATTCCTGGAACGTTACCCGGGTGATGACTATGCCGATATCCTTTCTTTCGATACCTATCAGCATAATGACAATACTTCGCCTGATACTGCTTTTGCCAAAAGCCTTTCCGCGCATATGACAATTGTAGAACAGCTGGCATTAGAAAAGAATAAGATTCCGGCTATTGGTGAAATGGGATTCAATAAGATCCCTTACGATAAATGGTTTACAGAAATCGTGGCAGGTGCATTAAAAGGCCGGCGCCTGGCTTACCTGTTGTTCTGGAGAAATGCAGGTTTCAAACCGCATGATCAAACAACGGAATATTATGTGCCTTACAAAGGCCATAAAGCGGCGGCAGATTTCAACGCGTTTTACCGCCTTCCCGAAACGCTTTTTGAAAAAGAAGCGGCAAAACTAAATCTGTACAAATGA
- a CDS encoding MBL fold metallo-hydrolase, with amino-acid sequence MSLFVTSLNSGSNGNCYYVGSESEAILVDAGISCRETERRMLRLGLSMQNVKAVFISHEHSDHIRGLPVLVKKYKLPVYITGDTMREGRLTLAPDLVRSFCAEEKVQVGSFFIKPFRKFHDACDPHSFTIEHEELRIGVFTDIGTPCEHLVHEFRRCHAAFLETNYDEAMLENGRYPYFLKKRIRGGNGHLSNTQALELFTTHRPAFMSHLFLSHLSQDNNCPSLVQQLFDQHANGTKIIVASRYAETPLFKISA; translated from the coding sequence ATGTCTCTGTTTGTTACTTCTTTAAACTCCGGCAGCAATGGTAACTGCTATTATGTAGGATCAGAATCGGAAGCGATACTGGTTGATGCGGGCATTTCATGCCGTGAAACGGAAAGAAGAATGTTGCGCCTGGGCCTCTCTATGCAAAATGTAAAGGCTGTTTTCATTTCACATGAACATTCCGATCATATCAGGGGATTGCCTGTATTGGTAAAAAAATACAAGCTGCCTGTTTATATTACAGGCGATACCATGCGGGAAGGGCGTTTAACGCTGGCGCCGGACCTGGTAAGATCATTTTGCGCAGAAGAAAAAGTGCAGGTAGGCAGCTTTTTCATCAAGCCCTTCCGTAAGTTTCACGATGCCTGTGATCCGCATAGTTTTACAATTGAACATGAAGAACTGCGCATTGGCGTATTTACCGATATAGGTACGCCATGTGAGCACCTGGTCCATGAATTCCGCCGGTGCCATGCCGCTTTCCTCGAAACCAACTACGATGAAGCCATGCTTGAAAATGGCAGGTATCCTTATTTCCTGAAAAAAAGAATTCGCGGTGGTAATGGCCATTTGTCCAATACACAGGCGCTGGAGTTATTTACCACACACCGTCCGGCTTTTATGAGCCACCTGTTTTTATCGCATCTCTCGCAGGATAATAACTGCCCCAGCCTGGTGCAGCAATTATTCGATCAGCATGCCAATGGTACAAAGATCATAGTGGCGTCCCGCTATGCCGAAACACCCCTCTTTAAGATCTCTGCCTGA
- a CDS encoding AGE family epimerase/isomerase produces the protein MNRQLTDYKKEMQEELDNILHYWAAHAVDEKYGGFAGRLNNENEADELAPKGSVLNSRILWSFSAGYHVTGNPLFLQMAERAYKYLVSHFTDPEFGGVYWTVDYKGKPLDAKKQIYAIAFAVYGLSEYVIASGDDNARAQAVALYQSIMLHSYDPVYGGYLEALGRDWKELDDLRLSEKDANEKKTMNTHLHVLEAFANLYRIWPDKSLYHNIKDLLEVFTSHIVDAQTGHLLLFFDERWNAKARTVSYGHDIEASWLLLEAALIIDDKQLVDMLKPVCLRMADAASRGLDADGGLWYEYEPETGHLVHEKHWWPQAEAMVGFMNAWELSGEDHFLHRSLASWDFSKRHLLDKTNGEWFWGVDENDQLMPGQDKVGLWKCPYHNSRACIEIIKRINER, from the coding sequence ATGAACAGGCAACTTACTGACTATAAGAAGGAAATGCAGGAAGAGCTGGATAATATCCTGCATTATTGGGCCGCTCATGCTGTAGATGAAAAGTATGGAGGTTTTGCAGGGCGTTTGAATAACGAAAATGAAGCCGATGAGCTGGCTCCTAAAGGCAGTGTGCTGAATAGCCGCATTCTCTGGAGTTTTTCAGCAGGTTATCATGTTACAGGCAACCCGCTGTTCCTTCAAATGGCAGAACGCGCTTACAAATATCTTGTCAGCCATTTTACAGACCCGGAATTCGGGGGTGTGTACTGGACGGTAGACTATAAGGGTAAACCCCTTGATGCTAAAAAGCAGATCTATGCGATTGCTTTTGCTGTATATGGACTCAGCGAATACGTGATTGCCTCGGGTGATGATAATGCCAGGGCTCAGGCTGTAGCGCTTTATCAATCGATCATGTTGCATAGCTACGACCCGGTCTATGGCGGTTACCTCGAAGCGCTTGGCAGAGACTGGAAAGAACTGGATGACCTGCGCCTGAGCGAAAAGGATGCCAATGAAAAGAAGACCATGAACACGCATTTGCATGTACTGGAAGCATTTGCGAACCTTTACCGCATCTGGCCTGATAAATCTCTATATCATAACATAAAGGACCTGCTGGAAGTTTTTACCAGTCATATCGTTGACGCACAGACAGGACACCTGCTTCTTTTTTTTGATGAACGATGGAATGCTAAAGCCCGTACCGTATCATATGGACACGACATAGAAGCATCATGGCTGCTACTGGAAGCGGCGTTGATCATTGACGACAAGCAACTGGTGGATATGCTGAAACCTGTATGTCTGCGTATGGCTGACGCTGCCAGTCGCGGCCTGGATGCTGATGGAGGTCTTTGGTACGAATATGAACCGGAGACCGGGCACCTGGTACATGAAAAGCACTGGTGGCCACAGGCCGAAGCTATGGTGGGATTTATGAATGCCTGGGAGTTGTCGGGTGAAGATCATTTCCTCCATCGTTCGCTGGCGTCCTGGGATTTTTCGAAACGGCATCTGCTCGATAAAACAAATGGTGAATGGTTCTGGGGGGTAGATGAAAATGATCAGCTTATGCCCGGGCAAGATAAGGTTGGATTATGGAAATGCCCCTATCATAATAGCCGCGCCTGTATTGAAATCATTAAAAGAATAAATGAACGATGA
- a CDS encoding glycoside hydrolase family 130 protein, whose protein sequence is MVEKFEKRLAALQQQYAALLSRENEKIPLGNGVFERWKYPVLTAQHAPIAWKYDLNPGSNPFLMERFGINAVMNAGAIKLNNKYYVIARVEGSDRKSFFAVAESDDGISFRFWDRPVTMPETDEPSVNIYDMRVVLHEDGWIYGLFCAERRDPSAPEGDQSAAVAQCGIARTRDLVSWERLPDLVTPSPQQRNVVLHPEFVEGKYAFYTRPQDSFIEAGKGGGIGFGLSASIENAVIEKEIVIDRKVYHTVYEAKNGLGPAPIKTPHGWLHLAHGVRNNAAGLRYVLYLFMTSLDDITRVIHKPAGYFLAPEGEERVGDVSNVVFSNGWIADDNGDVFIYYASSDTRLHVATTTIERLLDYVINTPEDGLRSAASVEVLNKLIAANDSYVNRPAEVVR, encoded by the coding sequence ATGGTGGAAAAATTTGAAAAAAGACTTGCGGCCCTGCAACAACAATACGCCGCACTGCTCTCCCGCGAAAATGAAAAGATACCCCTCGGAAATGGTGTGTTTGAACGATGGAAATATCCTGTTCTTACCGCACAACATGCCCCGATCGCCTGGAAATATGACCTGAACCCCGGCTCCAATCCTTTCCTGATGGAACGGTTTGGGATCAACGCTGTAATGAATGCCGGCGCTATTAAACTAAATAATAAATATTATGTAATTGCCAGGGTGGAAGGTAGTGATAGAAAGTCCTTCTTCGCTGTTGCCGAGAGTGATGATGGCATCAGCTTCCGCTTTTGGGATCGCCCTGTTACCATGCCCGAAACGGATGAGCCTTCTGTGAATATTTACGATATGCGCGTAGTGCTGCACGAAGATGGATGGATCTATGGCCTCTTCTGCGCCGAGCGCCGCGACCCCTCGGCGCCTGAAGGAGACCAGTCGGCAGCCGTTGCCCAATGTGGTATTGCGAGAACCAGGGACCTGGTCAGCTGGGAACGCCTGCCCGACCTGGTAACGCCTTCGCCGCAACAACGCAACGTAGTGCTGCACCCGGAGTTCGTAGAAGGTAAATACGCCTTTTATACCCGTCCGCAGGATAGTTTTATAGAAGCAGGTAAAGGTGGCGGTATTGGCTTTGGTCTCAGTGCTTCTATTGAGAACGCTGTTATCGAAAAGGAAATAGTGATCGACAGGAAGGTCTATCACACGGTATATGAGGCAAAGAACGGGCTGGGACCTGCTCCCATAAAAACACCACATGGCTGGCTGCACCTGGCGCATGGCGTGCGCAATAACGCTGCAGGGCTGCGATATGTCCTGTACCTGTTTATGACCAGCCTCGACGATATTACCCGCGTTATTCATAAGCCCGCAGGCTATTTCCTCGCGCCCGAAGGAGAGGAACGCGTAGGTGATGTGTCGAACGTGGTCTTCAGTAACGGCTGGATTGCCGATGATAATGGTGATGTATTCATTTACTATGCATCCTCCGATACGCGCCTGCATGTGGCAACCACTACTATAGAGCGATTACTGGATTATGTCATCAATACACCGGAAGATGGTTTAAGATCGGCTGCTTCGGTAGAAGTGCTGAATAAGCTGATAGCAGCGAATGATAGTTATGTAAATCGGCCGGCGGAAGTAGTCCGTTAA